Proteins encoded by one window of Enterobacter hormaechei subsp. xiangfangensis:
- the galU gene encoding UTP--glucose-1-phosphate uridylyltransferase GalU has product MAALNSKVRKAVIPVAGLGTRMLPATKAIPKEMLPLVDKPLIQYVVNECIAAGITEIVLVTHSSKNSIENHFDTSFELEAMLEKRVKRQLLEEVQSICPPHVTIMQVRQGLAKGLGHAVLCAHPVVGDEPVAVILPDVILDEYESDLSQENLAEMIKRFDETGSSQIMVEPVDDVTAYGVVDCKGVDLQPGESVPMVGVVEKPKADVAPSNLAVVGRYVLSAEIWALLAKTPPGAGDEIQLTDAIDMLIEKETVEAYHMKGKSHDCGNKLGYMQAFVEYGIRHNSLGEEFKAWLKGSVGIK; this is encoded by the coding sequence ATGGCTGCCCTTAATTCGAAAGTCAGAAAGGCCGTTATCCCGGTGGCGGGATTGGGTACCAGGATGTTGCCAGCGACGAAGGCAATCCCAAAAGAGATGCTGCCTCTGGTTGATAAGCCATTAATCCAGTATGTCGTGAATGAATGTATTGCAGCAGGTATCACCGAAATTGTGCTGGTGACGCATTCATCTAAAAACTCTATCGAAAACCATTTCGATACCAGTTTCGAACTCGAAGCAATGCTGGAAAAACGCGTTAAGCGCCAGCTGCTGGAGGAAGTGCAGTCTATTTGTCCTCCACACGTTACCATTATGCAGGTTCGTCAGGGCCTGGCGAAGGGCCTGGGGCATGCAGTATTGTGCGCACATCCTGTAGTGGGTGATGAGCCGGTCGCGGTTATTCTGCCTGATGTGATCCTTGATGAGTACGAGTCCGATCTTTCCCAGGAAAACCTGGCGGAAATGATTAAACGCTTCGACGAAACCGGCAGCAGCCAGATTATGGTTGAGCCAGTCGACGACGTGACCGCTTACGGCGTGGTTGACTGCAAAGGCGTTGACCTGCAACCTGGCGAAAGCGTACCGATGGTTGGCGTTGTTGAAAAACCTAAAGCGGACGTCGCGCCGTCTAACCTTGCTGTTGTTGGTCGTTACGTACTGAGCGCTGAAATTTGGGCGCTGCTGGCGAAAACGCCTCCGGGTGCGGGCGATGAAATCCAGCTGACGGATGCTATCGATATGCTGATCGAGAAAGAGACCGTGGAAGCCTACCATATGAAAGGTAAGAGCCATGACTGCGGGAATAAGCTCGGTTATATGCAGGCATTCGTCGAATATGGTATTCGCCATAACAGCCTGGGTGAAGAATTTAAAGCCTGGCTCAAAGGTAGCGTGGGTATTAAGTAA
- the rssB gene encoding two-component system response regulator RssB: protein MTQPLAGKHILIVEDEPVFRSLLDSWLSSLGATTSLAEDGVEALEKMASMAPDLMICDLEMPRMDGLMLVENLRNEGYQTPILVISATENMADIAKALRLGVQDILLKPVKDLNRLRETVLACLYPNMFNSRVEEEERLFQDWDALVSNPLAAAKLLQELQPPVQQNISHCRVNYRQLVAADQPGLVLDIAPLSDSDLAFYCLDVTRAGDNGVLAALLLRALFNGLLQEQLSHQGQRLPELGSLLKQVNQLFRQANLPGQFPLLVGYYHSGLNNLILVSAGLNATLNTGEHHIQVSNGVPLGTLGNTYLNQISHRCTSWQCQIWGAGGRLRLMLSTE, encoded by the coding sequence ATGACACAGCCATTGGCCGGAAAACATATTTTGATAGTAGAAGACGAGCCCGTTTTCCGATCGCTACTGGATTCGTGGTTATCCTCACTGGGTGCAACCACGTCCCTTGCCGAAGATGGCGTCGAGGCACTGGAAAAAATGGCCAGCATGGCGCCGGATCTGATGATCTGCGATCTTGAGATGCCGCGCATGGACGGATTAATGCTGGTAGAAAACCTGCGTAATGAAGGTTATCAGACACCGATACTGGTGATCTCGGCCACCGAAAATATGGCGGATATTGCTAAGGCGTTGCGTTTAGGTGTGCAGGATATTCTGCTCAAACCGGTTAAAGATTTGAACCGTCTGCGTGAAACGGTGTTGGCCTGCCTGTATCCCAATATGTTTAATTCCCGGGTGGAAGAAGAAGAACGTCTTTTCCAGGACTGGGATGCTTTAGTCAGTAATCCTCTCGCGGCCGCGAAGCTGCTTCAGGAACTTCAGCCGCCGGTGCAGCAAAATATCTCTCATTGCAGAGTAAATTATCGCCAGCTGGTAGCGGCTGACCAGCCTGGACTGGTGCTGGATATTGCGCCGCTCTCGGATTCCGACCTCGCTTTTTATTGCCTGGATGTTACCCGAGCGGGAGATAACGGCGTTCTGGCGGCCTTATTACTCCGGGCGCTGTTTAATGGATTGCTACAGGAACAATTATCCCATCAGGGGCAACGACTTCCTGAGCTAGGCAGTTTACTAAAACAGGTCAACCAACTTTTTCGCCAGGCCAATTTACCGGGGCAGTTCCCGCTTCTGGTTGGCTATTATCACAGCGGGTTGAATAACCTTATTTTGGTGTCTGCGGGATTAAATGCCACACTGAATACTGGCGAACACCATATTCAGGTGAGTAACGGCGTGCCGTTGGGTACGCTGGGAAATACTTACCTTAATCAAATTAGCCATCGCTGCACCTCCTGGCAGTGCCAAATTTGGGGTGCCGGAGGGCGGTTACGCTTAATGTTGTCCACGGAGTAA
- the rssA gene encoding patatin-like phospholipase RssA, protein MRKVKIGLALGSGAARGWSHIGVINTLNQMGIDVDIVAGCSIGSLVGSAYACGKLPELESWVRSFSYWDVLRLMDLSWQRGGLLRGERVFNQFRKIMPLADFSHCQMPFGAVATNLSTGRELWLTEGDIHLAVRASCSMPGLMAPVPHNGYWLVDGGVVNPVPVSLTRAMGADIVIAVDLQHDAHLMQQDLMPVNLQSDDTEEEKLAWHARLRGRIGRLAARRAVTAPNAIEIMTTSIQILENRLKRNRMAGDPPDILIQPYCPQISTLDFHRAEAAIAAGSLAVEKKIDELLPFVRTAR, encoded by the coding sequence ATGAGAAAGGTAAAAATTGGACTGGCGTTGGGCTCAGGTGCTGCCCGGGGTTGGTCACATATTGGCGTTATCAATACCTTAAACCAGATGGGGATTGACGTTGATATTGTTGCAGGATGTTCTATCGGGTCGCTGGTCGGATCTGCGTACGCCTGCGGTAAGCTCCCGGAGCTTGAAAGCTGGGTGCGCTCCTTCAGTTACTGGGATGTGCTGCGCCTGATGGATCTCTCCTGGCAGCGTGGCGGCCTGCTGCGCGGCGAACGCGTGTTCAATCAGTTTCGCAAGATAATGCCCCTCGCTGACTTCAGCCACTGCCAAATGCCTTTCGGGGCCGTTGCAACCAACCTCAGTACGGGCAGGGAGTTATGGCTCACCGAAGGGGATATTCATCTCGCCGTTCGTGCATCCTGTAGTATGCCTGGATTAATGGCGCCTGTGCCTCACAATGGCTACTGGCTCGTTGACGGTGGCGTAGTGAATCCTGTCCCTGTCTCTCTGACGCGCGCCATGGGGGCGGATATCGTCATTGCCGTGGATTTACAGCACGACGCTCACCTTATGCAGCAGGATTTGATGCCGGTTAATCTTCAGAGCGATGACACGGAAGAGGAGAAACTTGCCTGGCATGCTCGATTACGCGGCAGAATAGGGCGCCTGGCTGCCCGTCGCGCGGTGACCGCACCGAACGCCATTGAAATCATGACGACCTCTATTCAAATTCTTGAGAATCGCCTGAAGCGAAACCGTATGGCTGGCGACCCTCCGGATATTCTTATTCAACCCTATTGTCCACAAATCTCTACCCTTGATTTCCACCGGGCTGAGGCCGCCATAGCAGCGGGCTCGTTAGCCGTCGAAAAGAAAATAGATGAACTGTTGCCTTTTGTGCGTACAGCACGTTGA
- a CDS encoding YchJ family protein, which translates to MSQLCPCGSALEYSLCCQRYLSGKQVAPDPSHLMRSRYTAFVIKNADYLIKTWHPSCHAADFSQEIEAGFANTVWLGLTVFEAAPGRDANEGYVSFVARFSEQNKPGAIIERSRFLKDSGQWYYIDGTRPQFGRNDPCPCGSGKKFKKCCGSNA; encoded by the coding sequence GTGTCTCAACTCTGCCCCTGTGGTAGCGCTCTGGAGTATAGCCTATGTTGCCAGCGATATCTTTCTGGCAAGCAGGTTGCACCAGACCCGTCACACCTTATGCGCTCGCGGTATACTGCTTTTGTGATCAAAAACGCAGACTACCTGATTAAAACCTGGCATCCGTCCTGCCATGCTGCCGATTTTAGCCAAGAGATTGAAGCCGGATTTGCTAACACCGTCTGGCTGGGCCTCACCGTCTTTGAAGCCGCTCCCGGCCGCGATGCGAACGAGGGCTATGTCAGTTTTGTCGCCCGCTTTAGCGAACAAAACAAACCCGGCGCCATCATTGAACGGTCACGGTTCTTAAAGGACAGCGGGCAATGGTATTATATTGACGGCACACGTCCGCAATTCGGTCGTAACGATCCCTGCCCCTGTGGTTCAGGAAAAAAATTTAAAAAGTGTTGCGGCAGTAATGCCTGA
- the purU gene encoding formyltetrahydrofolate deformylase, translated as MQSLQRKVLRTICPDQKGLIARITNICYKHELNIVQNNEFVDHRTGRFFMRTELEGIFNDTTLLADLDSALPEGSVRELNPAGRRRIVILVTKEAHCLGDLLMKANYGGLDVEIAAVIGNHETLRTLVERFDIPFELVSHEGHTREEHDNLMAAAIEAHNPDYVVLAKYMRVLTPSFVARFPNKIINIHHSFLPAFIGARPYHQAYERGVKIIGATAHYVNDNLDEGPIIMQDVIHVDHTYTAEDMMRAGRDVEKNVLSRALYQVLAQRVFVYGNRTIIL; from the coding sequence ATGCAATCATTACAACGTAAAGTTCTGCGCACTATCTGTCCCGATCAAAAAGGGCTGATCGCACGAATTACCAACATTTGCTACAAGCATGAACTGAATATCGTGCAGAACAACGAGTTCGTTGACCACCGTACCGGTCGCTTCTTTATGCGTACCGAACTGGAAGGCATTTTCAACGACACAACCCTGCTTGCCGATCTGGACAGCGCCCTGCCGGAAGGCTCGGTGCGTGAGCTTAACCCGGCGGGCCGTCGCCGTATTGTCATTCTGGTCACCAAAGAGGCGCACTGCCTGGGCGATCTGCTGATGAAAGCCAACTACGGTGGCCTGGACGTCGAAATTGCCGCCGTCATTGGCAACCACGAGACGCTGCGTACGCTGGTAGAACGTTTCGACATTCCGTTTGAGCTGGTCAGTCACGAAGGCCATACCCGTGAAGAGCACGACAACCTGATGGCTGCTGCGATTGAAGCGCATAACCCGGACTACGTGGTGCTGGCGAAATATATGCGCGTGCTGACGCCATCCTTCGTGGCGCGCTTCCCGAACAAGATTATCAACATCCACCACTCCTTCCTGCCAGCCTTTATTGGCGCGCGTCCGTATCACCAGGCATACGAGCGTGGGGTGAAGATCATTGGCGCAACCGCGCACTACGTGAATGATAATCTGGATGAAGGCCCAATCATCATGCAGGACGTGATTCACGTGGATCACACCTACACGGCAGAAGATATGATGCGTGCTGGCCGTGACGTTGAGAAGAACGTACTAAGCCGTGCGCTGTATCAGGTACTTGCCCAGCGCGTCTTTGTGTACGGCAACAGAACGATTATTCTTTAA
- the narI gene encoding respiratory nitrate reductase subunit gamma, with protein sequence MHFLNMFFFDIYPYIAGTVFLVGSWLRYDYGQYTWRAASSQMLDRKGMNLASNLFHIGILGIFAGHFLGMLTPHWMYEAWLPIDVKQKMAMLAGGACGVMTLVGGLLLLKRRLFSPRVRATTTGADILILSLLMVQCALGLLTIPFSAQHMDGSEMMKLVGWAQSVVTFRGGASEHLDGVAFIFRVHLVLGMTLFVLFPFSRLVHIWSAPVEYLTRKYQVVRARR encoded by the coding sequence ATGCACTTCCTGAATATGTTCTTCTTTGACATTTACCCGTATATCGCGGGCACCGTGTTCCTGGTGGGAAGCTGGCTGCGTTATGACTATGGCCAGTACACCTGGCGTGCTGCCTCCAGCCAGATGCTGGATCGTAAAGGGATGAACCTGGCGTCAAACCTGTTCCACATCGGGATTTTGGGGATTTTCGCCGGTCACTTCCTGGGGATGCTGACCCCGCACTGGATGTACGAAGCGTGGCTGCCGATTGACGTGAAGCAGAAGATGGCGATGCTCGCCGGTGGCGCCTGCGGCGTGATGACCCTGGTGGGTGGTCTGTTGCTGCTGAAACGCCGTCTGTTCAGCCCACGCGTGCGGGCTACCACGACCGGAGCGGACATCCTGATCCTCTCCCTGCTGATGGTGCAGTGTGCGCTTGGTCTGCTGACCATTCCATTCTCTGCGCAGCATATGGACGGCAGCGAGATGATGAAGCTGGTGGGATGGGCGCAGTCTGTCGTGACCTTCCGCGGGGGCGCCTCTGAGCATCTGGACGGCGTGGCGTTCATCTTCCGCGTTCACCTGGTGTTGGGTATGACCCTGTTTGTGCTGTTCCCGTTCTCTCGCCTGGTGCACATCTGGAGTGCGCCGGTGGAGTACCTGACGCGCAAATATCAGGTTGTGCGTGCTCGTCGCTGA
- the narJ gene encoding nitrate reductase molybdenum cofactor assembly chaperone, translated as MIELVIVSRLLEYPDAALVQHQQELFDALASSENLDKEDAQKLGVFLRDLLARDLLDAQADYSQLFDRGRATSLLLFEHVHGESRDRGQAMVDLMAQYEQHGLQLDSRELPDHLPLYLEYLAQLPKEEALGGLQDIAPILALLGARLQQRESSYAVLFDLLVKLANASVDSEKVAEKIADEARDDTPQALDAVWEEEQVKFFADQSCGESEISAHQRRFAGAVAPQYLNISNGGQH; from the coding sequence ATGATTGAACTCGTCATTGTTTCGCGTCTGCTCGAGTACCCTGATGCTGCGCTTGTGCAGCATCAACAGGAACTCTTTGATGCACTCGCGTCATCTGAAAACCTGGATAAAGAGGATGCCCAGAAGCTGGGCGTTTTCCTCCGCGATCTGCTGGCGCGCGATCTTCTTGATGCGCAGGCAGACTACAGCCAGCTGTTTGACCGGGGTCGTGCCACGTCTCTGCTGTTGTTCGAACACGTTCACGGTGAATCCCGCGACCGTGGTCAGGCGATGGTGGATCTGATGGCCCAGTACGAGCAGCACGGTTTGCAACTCGACAGCCGCGAGCTGCCGGATCACCTGCCGCTGTATCTGGAATATCTGGCGCAGTTGCCGAAAGAGGAAGCGCTGGGCGGGTTGCAGGATATTGCTCCCATTCTGGCGTTGCTCGGCGCGCGTCTCCAGCAACGTGAGAGCAGCTATGCAGTCCTGTTTGATCTGCTGGTGAAACTGGCTAACGCCTCGGTTGACAGTGAAAAAGTGGCGGAGAAAATCGCGGATGAAGCCCGGGACGATACCCCACAAGCACTGGATGCCGTCTGGGAAGAAGAGCAGGTGAAATTCTTTGCTGACCAGAGCTGTGGCGAATCTGAAATCTCCGCGCATCAGCGTCGTTTTGCCGGAGCGGTGGCTCCGCAATATTTGAATATCTCTAACGGAGGACAGCACTAA
- the narH gene encoding nitrate reductase subunit beta, which yields MKIRSQVGMVLNLDKCIGCHTCSVTCKNVWTSREGMEYAWFNNVESKPGTGFPTDWENQEKWKGGWIRKINGKLQPRMGNRAMLLGKIFANPHLPGIDDYYEPFDYDYQNLHNAPESKHQPIARPRSLITGQRMDKITSGPNWEEILGGEFEKRAKDQNFENMQKAMYGQFENTFMMYLPRLCEHCLNPACVATCPSGAIYKREEDGIVLIDQDKCRGWRMCITGCPYKKIYFNWKSGKSEKCIFCYPRIEAGMPTVCSESCVGRIRYLGVLLYDADAIENAASTENEKDLYQRQLDVFLDPNDPKVIEQALKDGIPQSVIDAAQQSPVYKMAMDWKLALPLHPEYRTLPMVWYVPPLSPIQSAADAGELGSNGILPDVESLRIPVQYLANLLTAGDTQPVLLALKRMLAMRHFKRAETVDGVNDTRALEEVGLTEAQAQEMYRYLAIANYEDRFVVPSSHRELAREAFPEKSGCGFTFGDGCHGSDSKFNLFNSRRIDAMDVTSKTEPHQ from the coding sequence ATGAAAATTCGTTCACAAGTCGGCATGGTGCTGAATCTGGATAAATGCATCGGCTGTCATACCTGCTCAGTCACCTGTAAAAACGTCTGGACCAGCCGTGAAGGTATGGAGTACGCCTGGTTCAACAACGTGGAAAGTAAGCCGGGCACCGGCTTCCCGACCGACTGGGAAAACCAGGAGAAGTGGAAGGGCGGCTGGATCCGTAAAATCAACGGCAAACTGCAACCGCGCATGGGTAACCGTGCCATGTTGCTGGGAAAAATCTTCGCTAACCCGCATCTGCCGGGCATCGATGATTACTACGAGCCGTTTGATTACGACTACCAGAACCTGCACAACGCGCCGGAAAGCAAACACCAGCCGATCGCCCGTCCTCGCTCGCTGATCACCGGCCAGCGCATGGACAAAATTACCAGCGGTCCAAACTGGGAAGAGATTCTGGGCGGCGAGTTCGAAAAACGCGCCAAAGACCAGAACTTCGAGAACATGCAGAAGGCGATGTACGGCCAGTTCGAAAACACCTTCATGATGTACCTGCCGCGCCTGTGCGAACACTGCCTTAACCCGGCGTGCGTGGCTACCTGCCCAAGCGGCGCCATCTACAAGCGTGAAGAAGATGGCATTGTGCTGATCGACCAGGACAAGTGCCGCGGCTGGCGTATGTGCATCACCGGCTGCCCGTACAAAAAAATCTACTTCAACTGGAAGAGCGGTAAGTCTGAGAAGTGCATCTTCTGCTACCCGCGTATCGAAGCCGGTATGCCGACCGTCTGCTCAGAGAGCTGCGTAGGTCGTATCCGCTACCTCGGCGTGCTGCTGTACGACGCGGACGCGATTGAAAATGCCGCAAGCACCGAGAACGAGAAAGATCTGTATCAGCGTCAACTAGACGTCTTCCTCGATCCAAACGATCCGAAGGTTATTGAGCAGGCGCTGAAAGACGGTATTCCGCAGAGCGTGATTGACGCCGCACAGCAGTCTCCGGTGTACAAAATGGCGATGGACTGGAAGCTGGCCCTGCCGCTGCACCCGGAATACCGCACGCTGCCGATGGTCTGGTACGTGCCGCCGCTGTCTCCGATTCAGTCTGCGGCGGATGCGGGTGAACTGGGCAGCAACGGCATTCTGCCGGACGTGGAAAGCCTGCGTATCCCGGTTCAGTATCTGGCCAACCTGCTCACCGCCGGGGATACCCAGCCGGTACTGCTGGCGCTGAAACGTATGCTGGCGATGCGTCACTTCAAACGTGCGGAAACTGTTGACGGCGTGAACGATACCCGCGCGCTGGAAGAGGTTGGTCTGACCGAAGCGCAGGCGCAGGAGATGTACCGCTATCTGGCAATCGCTAACTACGAAGATCGTTTCGTGGTGCCGAGCAGCCACCGTGAACTGGCTCGCGAGGCCTTCCCGGAGAAAAGTGGGTGTGGCTTTACCTTTGGCGACGGTTGCCACGGGTCAGACAGCAAATTCAACCTGTTCAACAGCCGCCGCATCGACGCGATGGATGTGACCAGCAAAACGGAGCCGCACCAATGA